From Quercus lobata isolate SW786 chromosome 1, ValleyOak3.0 Primary Assembly, whole genome shotgun sequence, one genomic window encodes:
- the LOC115954662 gene encoding uncharacterized protein LOC115954662: MTQCDRYLGLPMAIGNSKVNTFKDIQEKITKRVMGWKEKFISKAGREILIKTVAQAIPTYSMSLFKLPRSLCDNINSLVAKYWWGQHQDERKIHWINWKKLCTQKKNGGMGFRDLHSFNLAMLSKQAWRLIEDTHSLFYKVYKARYFPNGSFMMAEVRSSPSFVWRSLLAARDILVAGSYWRWGW, translated from the coding sequence ATGACACAATGTGATAGGTATCTTGGCCTTCCTATGGCTATTGGGAATTCAAAGGTTAACACCTTCAAGGACATCCAGGAGAAAATTACAAAGCGTGTGATGGGGTGGAAAGAGAAGTTTATCTCCAAGGCAGGCCGGGAGATCTTAATAAAAACCGTGGCACAAGCAATTCCCACATATTCCATGAGCCTCTTCAAATTACCAAGATCCTTATGCGACAACATTAACTCATTGGTGGCAAAATATTGGTGGGGACAACATCAAGATGAAAGGAAGATCCATTGGATTAATTGGAAGAAGCTTTGCACTCAAAAAAAGAATGGGGGAATGGGATTTCGTGATCTTCACTCTTTTAACCTAGCAATGCTCTCTAAGCAAGCATGGAGGTTAATAGAGGATACACACTCTTTGTTCTACAAGGTATACAAGGCTAGGTACTTCCCAAACGGTTCATTCATGATGGCTGAAGTAAGGAGTAGCCCATCCTTTGTGTGGAGAAGCCTACTGGCAGCTAGAGATATCTTGGTGGCTGGATCATATTGGCGTTGGGGATGGTAG
- the LOC115954681 gene encoding uncharacterized protein LOC115954681: protein MISFLRANQDVFAWKYEDMPEIGRKIIQHHLNVNLECKPMQQKRRIFAPECNKAVTEEVEKQLEVDFIREVFYPDWLANVVMVKKRNGKWRMCVDFIDLNKACPKDNFLLQRIDQLVDSIARHKLLSFMDIGRNVEVYVDDMLVKSKDEANYLDDLKETFNTLFKYNMKLNPAKCVFAVALGKFLGFLVSRRGIEANPDKVKAIIEVKSTKTVKEVQSLTGKVASLNRFVSRAIDKCMPFFKVLKKAFQWNDECEEALAKLKEYLTKHLY from the exons atgatctCCTTCCTAAGGGCAAACCAAGATGTTTTCGCTTGGAAATACGAGGATATGCCCGAGATTGGTAGGAAGATCATACAACATCATCTCAACGTCAACCTAGAGTGCAAACCTATGCAACAAAAACGGAGAATATTTGCACCAGAATGCAACAAAGCTGTGACTGAAGAAGTAGAGAAGCAACTAGAGGTGGATTTCATCAGGGAGGTATTCTATCCAGATTGGCTAGCAAATGTGGTTATGGTAAAGAAGAGaaatggcaagtggagaatgtgcgtcgATTTTATAGACCTGAATAAGGCCTGCCCAAAAGACAACTTCCTTTTGCAAAGGATTGACCAGCTGGTAGACTCTATTGCTAGACACAAGCTATTGAGTTTCATGGAT ATTGGAAGGAATGTGGAGGTATACGTGGATGATATGCTGGTAAAAAGTAAGGACGAagccaactacttggatgatctTAAAGAAACCTTCAATACACTATTTAAgtacaatatgaaattaaaccCTGCAAAGTGTGTTTTTGCTGTTGctttaggaaaatttttgggatttttggtgTCCCGACGGGGAATAGAGGCAAATCCGGACAAAGTAAAAGCAATAATTGAGGTCAAATCGACAAAAACAGTGAAGGAGGTACAAAGCTTGACAGGGAAAGTTGCATCCCTAAACAGATTCGTCTCTAGGGCAATAGACAAGTGCATGCCATTCTTCAAGGTATTGAAAAAAGCCTTTCAATGGAATGACGAATGTGAGGAAGCCCTTGCCAAGTTAAAGGAGTACTTGACAAAACACCTTTATTAA
- the LOC115954672 gene encoding uncharacterized protein LOC115954672, which produces MDDFIERIQNIQLTEEEGEVVQVLLSHREKIIEECSLTLLGWFLTTKPYNQRAAKAILRAAWKLGNDLKIVDVGEGLFQFRFKMESQLLWVMHNGPWSFDNNLLVLRRWERGLTANSVTFTTLPIWVQVWGLPFDLIDEEAGWDIGRGLGNVVEVDNKTFSLDQARFIRIRIEIPLDKPIRQGGWVANPEGDQVWIGFKYERLVGLCYQCGKFGHDAKDCPDQRNGPMADRPYGEWLKAGYRRKEVGAKPSAHRPPATKKTPETTTATTVQTGGDAVNGINFQPGNDLRPTVVTELQETDEALNHGVNCTQSMGGDHPQMESAVIEMDFSV; this is translated from the coding sequence ATGGATGACTTCATTGAGAGAATTCAAAACATCCAACTCactgaagaagaaggagaagtaGTACAAGTGCTACTGTCCCATCGAGAGAAAATTATTGAGGAATGCTCTCTCACACTTCTGGGCTGGTTCCTCACAACGAAGCCATATAACCAGAGAGCGGCAAAGGCTATACTACGTGCTGCATGGAAGTTGGGGAACGACTTGAAGATTGTTGACGTGGGAGAAGGGCTATTTCAGTTCCGATTTAAAATGGAGAgtcaattattatgggtaatgCACAATGGTCCCTGGAGCTTTGATAATAATCTGTTGGTCCTTCGCCGATGGGAGAGGGGTCTCACGGCCAACTCAGTTACCTTCACAACCCTTCCTATTTGGGTCCAAGTGTGGGGCTTACCGTTTGACTTGATCGATGAAGAGGCAGGGTGGGATATTGGCAGAGGATTAGGGAACGTGGTGGAGGTGGATAATAAAACTTTCTCTTTGGATCAAGCCCGGTTCATTAGAATCCGAATTGAGATTCCTCTAGACAAACCAATTCGACAGGGTGGCTGGGTTGCAAATCCAGAGGGTGACCAAGTATGGATAGGCTTCAAATATGAGAGGTTGGTCGGATTATGCTACCAATGTGGGAAGTTTGGTCATGACGCCAAGGACTGCCCAGACCAACGGAATGGACCAATGGCAGATAGGCCTTACGGAGAATGGCTGAAGGCGGGCTATCGTAGGAAGGAAGTAGGGGCAAAACCGAGTGCTCACCGCCCACCTGCGACGAAGAAAACGCCGGAAACCACTACTGCAACCACAGTTCAGACAGGTGGAGATGCCGTTAATGGTATTAATTTCCAGCCTGGCAACGATTTAAGGCCAACGGTTGTTACAGAGCTACAAGAAACGGATGAAGCATTAAACCACGGAGTCAATTGCACACAATCAATGGGGGGTGACCATCCTCAAATGGAAAGTGCAGTTATTGAAATGGATTTTTccgtttaa